CCGAAAGTCGGCGATATCTGCGAACCGCGTAGCGGAAGCACTGGAACGGGTCAACCTCGCCGACAAGGCACACGAACGCATCGCGCACCTATCGGGCGGTATGGTGCGCCGCGTGGGCATCGCGCAGGCGCTGCTGACCAATAGCGACGTGGTGATCCTGGACGAACCGACGGTCGGCTTGGACCCGATCAATCGCGCCGAAGTGCGCGCCCTGATCCACGAGATTGGCGCAGACTCCGCCGTCCTGGTGTCCACGCACCTGTCCGAGGACATTGCTGACTTCAATGCGGGCGTCCTGGTCCTTGACGAAGGGCGCGTGCTCTTCGACGGCACCGTCGCCGGGCTGGTGGCTACGTCAGGAGCGCAGGCCGTCTCAGGGCCAGGCGTTGAACACGCATTCGTGGAACTCGTCCAAGGCCAACGCAAGTAGGGCTCACCACCCAGTGGTCGCCCCGCCGCGGCCACGCGGCGGAACAACTGTGGAAGCGAGCAGAATCTTCATGAATTACCGCCAATTGGTGGCCTACTTTGTGCGCTACGGATTGATCCTCTGGTTGATCCCCATTCAACTGGGTGTCTCCCTCATCGTGGCCCTGCAACGCGGAGCGCAATGGCGCGGAGACGTCATCTGGACACTCGACTGGCTGGGTGTGGCGCTCACTGTCATCGCGCCCTTGGTCGCGGGGTTTGCCGCGGTCGATGCGGCGCGACTCCTGGGCAAAGTGTCCTACCTGGAAGATAACCGGATCAGCCGAACTCCGCACATCGCGCTGGTGTGGGCATACGGGATTGCCGTCACGGCGGTACAGGTGCTGACGCTGGTCATCGCTCTTATCGTGTCCCAGCCAAGTTCTGTGCCGGCCAGTGCCCTGCTCGTCGCACTGAACCAATCACTTGTCCTTATCGTGATGGTCGGTCTGGGATCCCTGGCCGGTCGCCTGGGCGGGAGCGTCTTCGGTGGGATCCTTGCCGTTCTTGCCGGTGCGGTGGTCATGTTTGCGTTCGGCTATTCGGATACCTACCTGTCGCCATTCGACTACGGTGGCGCGACCGTGCCCCGCATCGGCTATATCTACAACACGACCGCCCTCCTAGCGCAAACAGCCATGCTCGCCTTGTTGACGGTCGCTTTGTCCATGACAAGGCTCACGAACCGTGGCCCCCGGCGCGCGCTTCGGCTCGCGGACGCCGGCGGCATTGCGGGCATCCTGGTGGCCGTGATGGTGATTGTTCTTGTGGCCCCGGCCCAACGCCTGAGCCCGTCTGACGAGCGCCCGACCACCTGCGGGGCGGCTGCCACCATACCCACCTGCTTCTACCCGGAGCATCGCCGGGTGGCGAGCGCCTATACCGAACAATTCTGGGTGCTGGCGACAGCGGCAATGGACAAGGGGTATCCCGCGTTCTTGCCCACGCAGGTCGTTGAAGCGAGTCAGACATACCACCCGCGCACGCAGGACCCGAGCGTCGGGGAGTTCATCGTGTCGTCAGCAGGGCTGGCTGGCGAAACCCCAACGTTGTGGGAGATTGCGCTGGGTATTCTGGAACCGGGCCATTGCGCGCAACTGCAAACCGATATTGCGCCGTCACAGCGTTACGCGGATGACCTCAACTCGTTGATCGGAACCTGGCTCCACCTGGTCGATCCGTCCGCGGCGGAGATGGCAGGGCTTGTGGGTATAAAACTCCTCAGCCCCGAGGAGGTCGCCGACCTGGTCGAGGCGTTCCGCACTTGCAACTACCCCTACTTCACGGTTGAGCCGGCTGGGCAATGACGTTCCGAACCATCCTCGCGGCGACGGGATTCCGGCGAACGCTGCCCCTCTTCATCGCGGCCGCGGCGGTCGGGATAGCAGCGCCCGACGGCACGATTGACCGGCTCGGCCCGATCGTGCTCCAACCCGCCGTGCCCGTCGTTACGTTCGTGCCGGTGCTCGTGGGGTTCGCGTTCGGCATCCTGAACGATGCGTGGCCGGTGGCGGTCATCGCTCGCAATCGTCGGCTTATTGCGAGCCGGGCGGTCTCACTGGCTATGGCGACCCTGCTCGCCATTCTTGTCGTCGTCGTGATCGCATCCGTCTCGAATGTGGCGACTGCCGCGACCTTGATCCGCAACGTTCTGTGGGTTGCCGGTCTGGCGCTTGCCGTGGGATCTCTGTGGGGTGCTACGTATGCGTGGCTTCCCGGCGTCGTGTTTTACCTCGCCGCGATCGTGTGGGGCCCAAGCGACAGCGCGCTGTCGCCGTACGCGTTGCTCCTCGCGCCCGTCGATCAGGCGACCGATATCGTGGTGCCTGCCTGCGTGGCCGCGGCAGCCCTCGTCATCGGCGTGACGAACCCGCGCAATCTGGGTTGGCTGCCGAGGGTCTCGCCGTAGCCCGGCGCCCGGCTCAGATCAGCTCGATGAGCGATTCGATTGAGGGATAGACCTGGCTCGGCCGGAATGGGTATTTTTCGATGTCCGATTCCTTGGTCGAACCGCTGAGCACCAAGAAAGTCCGCAGGCCCGCCTCGATTCCGGCGACGACGTCGGTGTCCATGCGGTCGCCGACCATGGCTGTGACCTCGGAGTGGGCGTCGATTCGGTTGAGTGCGGAGCGGAACATCATGGGGTTTGGCTTGCCGACAAAATAGGGCTTTCGCCCGGTCGCCGCCGTGATCATCGCGGCGACCGCGCCCGTCGCGGGCAGCGGCCCCTGCGGGCTGGGACCGGTCGTGTCGGGGTTGGTGGCGATGAAGCGCGCACCTCCCAGGATCGCCTGCACGGCCTTTGCAATGGCCTCGAAGGAATAGGTGCGCGTCTCGCCCAGCACCACGAAGTCCGGCTTCGTTTCGGTCATGATGTAGCCGGCCTCGTACAGGGCGGTGGTGAGTCCCGCCTCCCCGATGACATAGGCGCTTCCCCCGGGCGCCTGGGTCGCAAGGAACTTGGCGGTGGCCAGCGCCGACGTCCAAATCGAGGCCTCGGGGACCTCAATGCCGGAGGCCGACAGGCGCGCCGCCAGGTCGCGTGGGGTGAAGATCGAATTGTTGGTGAGGACGAGGAAGGGGCGTTCCTTTTCCCGTAACCGGCCGATGAAATCGGCGGCGCCGGGCAGCGCCTTGTTTTCGTGGACCAGGACACCGTCCATGTCGGTCAGCCAGGATTCGATCGAATGTGTCATAAGTCCTTCTTGCGGCGAAACGGTTTGCTGCGATCAGCGTAGAGCGCACGGAACAATTCTAGGTGGCGAACCGGTGAACGTCGCGCGCGCATGAGTGGGGCGCTGGGCGGGAAACCACCATTCCCGCCCAGCGCCCCCGGAAAAAGCCTCAGGGATGCGGGGTTACCGCGTTGCCTTCAGCTTGATCGTCTTGGAGGTCTTTGCCTTGCTCGCACCCTTGTACTTCGGGACGAACTTGGCACGGACCTTGAGAGACGAACCCTTGGCGAACCGCGCTGGCACGGTCACGGTGTACTTACCGTTCCGCTTGCGCAGGGCCGGAGTCTTGATCGTCTTGACGACCTTCTTGCCCACGTACACCTTGACCTTTCCGCCTGCAATGCGCCCGCTATTGAGCTTCTTGGACGCCTTGACGGTCACGCGGAATGAGCGGCCCGGGGTGTAACGCTTGCCCTGCACCTTGATCTTCTTGATCGAAGATTTCTTGACGGTGAACGTGGAAGACGCGGTCGAAACTGCGGCGGCGGTCGTGTCGGTTTGGTCCATGCTCGCAACCACCTTGTACTTCCCGACCCACAGCTTCGTGGACAGCTTCACCGTGGCTTTGCCGCCCACGATCGGTGCGACGCCGACGATCTTGCTTCCGGCCTTGAACGTGACCGAACCCGTCTGCGCGCCCCGAACCGTCACGGATACCGACGCGGGCTTGGTCGACTTGTACAGTTGGCTCGACTTGGTGAACTGGGGCTTGCCCAGTGTTACCTTCGCCGCGCCATCGGGAGCCTGCGTCACTTCCACGGCTGCCGGCTGCGATGAGGCAGGGGCGTAGTACTGATCGCCGCTGTATTTCGCGGTGAACGAGTGCGCACCAGCGCTCAGCCCGGCTTGCTTGATCGTCGCCGCGCCCCCAGCGATCGCCGCGGTTCCCAGCGACCTGGTTCCATCGAAGAACTCGACGGTCCCGGTAGCGTTGTCGGCCAGCGTTGCGGTCAGATCAAGCGAACCGGCCGTCGTGATCGCGCTCGCGGAGCTTGTGAGCGTGACGGAAGTGGTGGAGGCCACTACCGCGACGGCGACCGCGTCGGATTCGGCAGCGCCGAACCGTTCATCCCCGGCAAACTTCGCCGTGAACGAGTGGTCCCCCGCGGTCAGTGCGCCGACCGTCAAGTTCGCCGTCCCGTTCACGATGCTGGCAGTGCCCAAGCTTTCGCTTCCGTCGAAGAACTCGACGTCGCCGGTGGCACCGGCGGGCACCGTCGCCGTGAGGTGGCTTTCGGCGATTGCCGCCCGCCCCTCGACATCTGAAGCGAGCGAGAGCGTCGCTGCTACCTTGCTTACCTGCACCTCTACCGCATCCGAGGTGCTGGCCTTGTAGGTCGCGTCGCCAGCGTAGACCGCGGTCAGCATCCGCTTCCCGGCGGCCAGCCCCGTCACGTTGAGCGCGGCGGTTGCGGTGTCCTCGTCGATTGCCTGCGAACCCAGCAATGAATCCCCGTCGAAGAATTCGACGCTGCCGGTCGCGCCATCCGTCACCGTTGCGGTGAGGACAACGGTCCCCAGCGTGTCGGTGGTGGTCGGCGCTGCGCTCAGTTCGGTCGCGGACGCTGCCTTGTCTACGGTCACCACCTTGGCCGGCGAGGTTGCACCGCGGTAGCTCTCGTTCTCCACAAACCGCGCCGAGAACGAGTGCTCCCCAACCGATAGGCCGGGTCCCGCCTCGAATGAGGCGACGCCGCTGGTGGCACTAGCCGACCCGATCTTGGTGTCTGCATCGTAGAACTCGACCGTGCCCGTGGAGGGACCGGTCAAATTCGCCGTCAGCGTCACGGTCTCAAGAACGGTGGCGTCCGTTGCGCTCGTCGTGATTTCCACGGACGAGGCCGCCAACTCCGAGATGATAGTCACGGTGTTCGAATCGGCGCCGCCGAGCGCGGAGTCCCCGGAGTACACCGCCTTGATGACGTGTGAACCCACCGGCAGCCCGCTCAGGGGCAAGGTCGCCTTATCGTTGCTGATCTGGACCTTCCCCAGGGAGTCGCTTCCCGCGAAGAACTCCACGGTTCCGGTTGCGCCTGCCGTCAGCGTCGCCGTCAGCGTCGGCCCGGACACCGGCGTTGCCGTTGCCGCACTCGCTGTCAGGCTCACGGTCGCCGCCACCGAGGTGATGGCGATGGATACCGTGGTGGTTGCTCCCTTGTAGGTCGCGTCGCCGGAATACGTTGCCTTGTACTCCTTGGACGCGCTGGTTGCGGGCGCGGTCACCGATATCGAGGCGACGCCACCGCTGACGGTGGCCGTGCCGAGGGAGGTGGAGCCGTCGAAGAATTCGACGGTTCCCGTGGCCCCGGTGCTCACGGTTGCCTGCAGCGTGAAAGTGCTTCCAACCAGGGGCGACCCCGGCGTGGAATTGACGACGACGGTGGCGTCCGCCTTGTCGACGGTCACCACCGCGGGTGCGGACGTGGAGCCGTTGTACTTGGCATCGCCGGCGTACTTCGCGGTGACGCTGTGCGTCCCAGCGGCGAGCGGGCCCGCGGCGAGCGTCGCCTTGCCGTTGGAAACCGTTGCCGTGCCGAGCGAGGTGGGGCCGTCGAAGAATTCGACGGTTCCCGTTGCGTCGTTCGGGACCGTTGCCGTGATGCTTGCGGTGGTGGTCGTCGTCGGGTTGGTTGCCGGCCCCGCAACTGTGACCGTGGAGTCCACCTTGGCGCTCACCGTGACTTGACGCGATGTTACGACCGTGTGCACGCCGTCGTCGATGCTCACGGTAACCGTGTAGGTTCCCGCCTTTGCGAAGACGTGGGTTCCTGCGACCTTCCCGTCGGCTACTTGCCCACCGGTGACAGGCGAATCGTCTCCCCAGTTGATCGTTGCCGAGTAGGCGTTGGAGGCAGTATCGCCGCCCGCAAACTCCGCCAGATCAACGGTGGTCGCAGAACCCGCGTATGCCGCCGATACCGGCTCCGCCGACGGTTCAGCGGTCAAAGCCGCCGGCGCCGTCCGCGTGCCATCACTCGCTACAGCGAACAGGTGCAACTGCGCCTTCGACGTGTCAGGCTTGGCCGACATGGTCAGCCATAGCGGCGAGCCGTGGCCGGTATCGAGGGTGACGGTGTCCGTTGACCACACGTAGAACGTGGGGCTGGTCTCCGATGTCGAGGTTCCCTTGTAGCGACCCTCACTCGACCCGACGACCACGTTGGACGTGTTGGCGATCTTTGAACCGGTGTCATCCCAGTTGTCGAACCCAACCACGATGTCCTGCGTGTGCCCATCACCGTAGGTCAACGTCAGCGTGCGCGTTTGATCCTTCTCATTTGCAAAGCCGATGAACGAGACCTTCGTCGCATCGTCGCCCACGTTGATCCGGACCGGGGCGCTGGTGCTGACCAGGTTGTCCGGCTTTCCGGATGCGATGTCCGGCAGATCGAACGAGACGCCCTTGCCCGGGACCTGAACCGTGGTCCCCTGGACGAACCCAGAAGCCGCCAGGCTCTCCTTCTTGTACCCGTTGGTGTTCCCGTCGCAGTCCGCCGCGACGCCGAGGACGGTGATGCAGGCGTTATTGAACTGGGCCTGCATCGTTTGATCGCGGCTGACGGTCACCGTCGCCGTTCCCGTGGCGGTTTCGCCGCCCTGGGTTACCGAAATCGGCAACGAGTACACGCCGGTCGCGGAGAACGTGTGCGCCAGGCTGACTGTCAATCCCAGCCCGCTAGAGGTAACCGTCGCCGACTGCGGCCCGTTCCCGTCGAGGAAGTCGACCGTGGCCGAGTAGTCGCCGCTGGCGGCACTGCTGCCGCCCGCGATCAGCGCGTAGCCGGCGGTCACGGCGGACCCCACCTGCGTGGTCAGGGTGGTCGGAATGACGGTGAGCTCGTCCTTTTGTACCTGACCGGCAAGCAGTTCCACCTCGGCGATCGTCGCCGGTTCGCCGGTGCTGGTCGCCTCGATCACGATGCGGTAGCTGCTGTACGTCCCGGGGTCTTCCACCTGGAAGGGCCTGGTTTGCGTGGCCCAGCGGAATTCCTGGTCAGAACGCGAATCAAGGGTCTTCCACGTGGTTCCGTCATTGGACCCCTGGAGCTTCCACGCCTTGGGGGCCGCGCCGCTTGACGCGTTGGTCAGGGTGTAGCTCTGCACCGATGCCGCCACGGCCTTCGAGGCGAATGTGAGGGAAGCGGTCGCGGAGTTGAGCGCGATTGACGTCGTCGACGAGTTGTCGACGAGCTTGTCGGTTGCGGTTCCATCACTCGCCTGGACAGTCGCGTAGTCCGGGCCGGTCACATCGACCAGGGGCTGGGCGGACTGGGCGGTGAAGGTGCGCTCGCCCCACGTGGTCGGGGTCGCCGACATTTCGAACGACAGCGTGTGATCGCCCGCCGCGTTCAGGGCGGCTTGAGACAGCGAGGCCGTTCCAAGGGATTCGCCATCCAGCGTGGCCGAGGCGATGTACACGTTATCGCGCGAGTTTGCGTTTGCATCGATGGTCAGGTCGCCGTTTTCCCTGTGCACGACGACGTGGTCGTAGAGCGGGGAGCCGATCGTGAATTCGCCCGAGCCGAGCGAAAGCGGATAGAAGCCCAGGGAGGCGAAGATCTGCCACGATGACATTTCGCCGTTGTCCTCATCGCCCGGGTAACCCTGTCCGATTTCGGAACCGACGAAGAGGCGCTGCATGACCTCGCGTACCGCGGCCTGCGTCTTCGACGGCTTGCCCGCCGCCGCATAGATCCACGGGATGTGGTGGGATACCTGGTTGCTCATCCCGAATTCGCCCATCCGCACGTCGCGTGCTTCGAGCATCTCGTGGATGACCCCGCCGTAACCACCCGGCTTGTCGGCCTTCTCCTGGGTGGTGAAGAACGCGTCGAGCTTGTCGATCAGGCCCTGCTGGCCGCCGTACAGGGCGGCCAGCCCCTCCACGTCGAAGGGAGCGTGGAAGGCGAAGTTCCAGCCGTTGGTTTCGGTGAATACGCCGCCCCAGACCTCGGGGTCGAACGACGCGGAAGCGGTTGCGAAGGCCCCCGAGCTTGTCTTGCCCTGGAAGAAGCCCGCGGTCGAGTCGAACATGTTGACGTAGTTCTTCGCGCGTTGGCGCAGGTAGGTCGCCTCCTGCGCGATTTGCGCGCGACGTGCTTGTGGCACCGCGGTGTCGGTTGCAAGCTTCGCGGCCATGTCTGCGAGCGCATTGTCGTTGATGTAACCCTCCAGCGCCCACGAAACCGATTCCGAGGTTGCCGTCGAGGTGTAGCCGACGAACTGCGACGTATTGAGACCCTTGCGGCCGGTCTGCGACTGAGGGGACACGACGGTGGCGTTCTTGAGCCCGGCGTCGTATGCCTCGAGCGCGGTAGCGGTGTCAATGGCTCCCGACGTGTACGCCTCGGCGAAGGACGCGTCCGAAGACGTGCCGGTCATCGAATCCGCGTAGCCGGGGGAGGACCAGCGTGCCACCCAGCCGCCTTCGCGGTACTGCTGCACAAACCCGTCTACCAATTCCTCGGCAATGTCGGGGTAAAGGAACGAGTACAGCGGCCAGACGGTGCGGTACGTGTCCCAGAACCCGTTATTGACGTAGATCTTGCCGTCCTTGATCTGCGCGTTCGTCGTTGTCGCCGTCGCCGATCCGGTCGTAGCCAGCACCGGGGAGGCGTGCTTGTATTCGGGGGTGTTTGAGCCCAGCTGCGACACGTCCTCGAATTGGGAGTTCGGGTAGAGGTTGAGGCGGTACAGGTTGGAGTAGGTCGTCACCTTCTGGGCGTCCGTGGCGTTAGAATCCGCCAGGTCAATGACCCCAAGGCGTGCGTTCCACGCGGCGCCGGCCGCCTGCCGGATCTGGTCGAACGTCTTGCCCGTCACCTCGCGGTCCAGGTTCAACTGCGCCTGGTCCTGGGAAATGAACGAGGTGGCGATCCGCAGCTCGACCTGCTTGTTGCCGTCCAACTGCACGACTGAAATTTTGCTCGCGGTGCGGTCCGTTCCGGCCGTCGTTGCGCTTGGAGCGGACGAGTACTTGCCTGCGATGAACATGCGCGTGGCACCGGAGCCGCCGTTCGGATCGACCCACCCGGTCACAGCGCCCGCGGCATCGACCGTGAAGCTCCCCTGGCCGCCGACAATGTCGATGAGGGAACGCAGGGTTGTGTCGCCAGACTTGTTGTTGGTGTAGCGGATGATTGCGCCGTGGTCCGTGGGCGATATTTCGGTGCGCAGATTACCGCCGTCGAGCATCACCGAGTAGTAGTCGGGGCGCGCAATCTCGGTGTCGTGGGAGTATGTCTTGGCGCGCGACGAGAGATTGCCGCTGCCGCCCGTGCCGGCCGTATCGGGCATGAAGACGACCTGGTTGCGGTCGCCCATCCACGGGCTCGGCTCGTGGGAGATGCCGAAGCCGTTGAGC
This is a stretch of genomic DNA from Rarobacter incanus. It encodes these proteins:
- a CDS encoding ABC transporter ATP-binding protein; the encoded protein is MDKAICALCDVRVRLGGFEFGPITHTLSRGVTSLLGANGAGKTTLMQTIVGSRKPSGGSISVGGDTKATVGFLPQDFAAPGHVRVTDYLRFIAWARSSRKSAISANRVAEALERVNLADKAHERIAHLSGGMVRRVGIAQALLTNSDVVILDEPTVGLDPINRAEVRALIHEIGADSAVLVSTHLSEDIADFNAGVLVLDEGRVLFDGTVAGLVATSGAQAVSGPGVEHAFVELVQGQRK
- a CDS encoding HAD-IIA family hydrolase, whose product is MTHSIESWLTDMDGVLVHENKALPGAADFIGRLREKERPFLVLTNNSIFTPRDLAARLSASGIEVPEASIWTSALATAKFLATQAPGGSAYVIGEAGLTTALYEAGYIMTETKPDFVVLGETRTYSFEAIAKAVQAILGGARFIATNPDTTGPSPQGPLPATGAVAAMITAATGRKPYFVGKPNPMMFRSALNRIDAHSEVTAMVGDRMDTDVVAGIEAGLRTFLVLSGSTKESDIEKYPFRPSQVYPSIESLIELI
- a CDS encoding GH92 family glycosyl hydrolase, which codes for MNRKRIEPRIRGRAGRSARTISLGVSIALGVTMAGISTPIAQAAPATGGTFSTSFEASEAQPLTGTAYGALTNVTGKKFSAGSLLGLVSAVTASGENLPNEGAAKAADGVSSTKWLVKTNTGWLQYQLSSPAVVKQYKMTTADDSPARNPKSWKVQGSTDGSSWDTLDTRADQLPTSTPKLTTFTYNIDNNTAYSYYRLAIDANNGDSMIQLGDWEILDGTSNAASPSPIQTTVSTGPVSAKVARVNAGFTGKASMQYVGAHIAAGEAKGAGVLFDDQNIAIGDSSQLSYAIFPILDETDLTYPATYTALDLVLDDNTLVSSKGLVDTNGFDFKASAYGEQKALYGSQWNKVTVDLGSLAGRTIKKILISYDNPNGSATTAFAGWVDDIKIADATARDTSAGLVSYVDTRRGTNSNDKFSRGNNLPITAMPNGFNFFTPMTDASSSRWEYSYQNSTYVDSTTGANKLNGFGISHEPSPWMGDRNQVVFMPDTAGTGGSGNLSSRAKTYSHDTEIARPDYYSVMLDGGNLRTEISPTDHGAIIRYTNNKSGDTTLRSLIDIVGGQGSFTVDAAGAVTGWVDPNGGSGATRMFIAGKYSSAPSATTAGTDRTASKISVVQLDGNKQVELRIATSFISQDQAQLNLDREVTGKTFDQIRQAAGAAWNARLGVIDLADSNATDAQKVTTYSNLYRLNLYPNSQFEDVSQLGSNTPEYKHASPVLATTGSATATTTNAQIKDGKIYVNNGFWDTYRTVWPLYSFLYPDIAEELVDGFVQQYREGGWVARWSSPGYADSMTGTSSDASFAEAYTSGAIDTATALEAYDAGLKNATVVSPQSQTGRKGLNTSQFVGYTSTATSESVSWALEGYINDNALADMAAKLATDTAVPQARRAQIAQEATYLRQRAKNYVNMFDSTAGFFQGKTSSGAFATASASFDPEVWGGVFTETNGWNFAFHAPFDVEGLAALYGGQQGLIDKLDAFFTTQEKADKPGGYGGVIHEMLEARDVRMGEFGMSNQVSHHIPWIYAAAGKPSKTQAAVREVMQRLFVGSEIGQGYPGDEDNGEMSSWQIFASLGFYPLSLGSGEFTIGSPLYDHVVVHRENGDLTIDANANSRDNVYIASATLDGESLGTASLSQAALNAAGDHTLSFEMSATPTTWGERTFTAQSAQPLVDVTGPDYATVQASDGTATDKLVDNSSTTSIALNSATASLTFASKAVAASVQSYTLTNASSGAAPKAWKLQGSNDGTTWKTLDSRSDQEFRWATQTRPFQVEDPGTYSSYRIVIEATSTGEPATIAEVELLAGQVQKDELTVIPTTLTTQVGSAVTAGYALIAGGSSAASGDYSATVDFLDGNGPQSATVTSSGLGLTVSLAHTFSATGVYSLPISVTQGGETATGTATVTVSRDQTMQAQFNNACITVLGVAADCDGNTNGYKKESLAASGFVQGTTVQVPGKGVSFDLPDIASGKPDNLVSTSAPVRINVGDDATKVSFIGFANEKDQTRTLTLTYGDGHTQDIVVGFDNWDDTGSKIANTSNVVVGSSEGRYKGTSTSETSPTFYVWSTDTVTLDTGHGSPLWLTMSAKPDTSKAQLHLFAVASDGTRTAPAALTAEPSAEPVSAAYAGSATTVDLAEFAGGDTASNAYSATINWGDDSPVTGGQVADGKVAGTHVFAKAGTYTVTVSIDDGVHTVVTSRQVTVSAKVDSTVTVAGPATNPTTTTTASITATVPNDATGTVEFFDGPTSLGTATVSNGKATLAAGPLAAGTHSVTAKYAGDAKYNGSTSAPAVVTVDKADATVVVNSTPGSPLVGSTFTLQATVSTGATGTVEFFDGSTSLGTATVSGGVASISVTAPATSASKEYKATYSGDATYKGATTTVSIAITSVAATVSLTASAATATPVSGPTLTATLTAGATGTVEFFAGSDSLGKVQISNDKATLPLSGLPVGSHVIKAVYSGDSALGGADSNTVTIISELAASSVEITTSATDATVLETVTLTANLTGPSTGTVEFYDADTKIGSASATSGVASFEAGPGLSVGEHSFSARFVENESYRGATSPAKVVTVDKAASATELSAAPTTTDTLGTVVLTATVTDGATGSVEFFDGDSLLGSQAIDEDTATAALNVTGLAAGKRMLTAVYAGDATYKASTSDAVEVQVSKVAATLSLASDVEGRAAIAESHLTATVPAGATGDVEFFDGSESLGTASIVNGTANLTVGALTAGDHSFTAKFAGDERFGAAESDAVAVAVVASTTSVTLTSSASAITTAGSLDLTATLADNATGTVEFFDGTRSLGTAAIAGGAATIKQAGLSAGAHSFTAKYSGDQYYAPASSQPAAVEVTQAPDGAAKVTLGKPQFTKSSQLYKSTKPASVSVTVRGAQTGSVTFKAGSKIVGVAPIVGGKATVKLSTKLWVGKYKVVASMDQTDTTAAAVSTASSTFTVKKSSIKKIKVQGKRYTPGRSFRVTVKASKKLNSGRIAGGKVKVYVGKKVVKTIKTPALRKRNGKYTVTVPARFAKGSSLKVRAKFVPKYKGASKAKTSKTIKLKATR